One Leptospira semungkisensis DNA segment encodes these proteins:
- a CDS encoding DUF1574 family protein — MKNYHIPFLKRKILWIPLAIAALVLFWDRVLSSEFVRPYTESGAEYYFYNMKDRVLNTMKKETDAKKPAQKVLTFFGTSHMGEFSLTEFEKNSPGLIVYNLSGPSAPYSFHNFTLEKLISKKIPLDYAILEYYPDSGTDFANRYPLRYSYDLPFFLRYWNIFSTSEWDSFLKARVFRTSVFPPRFKEAYARIKNPFEVKKLLFIRNILINESDKFKGGIPNTLLANTPEDQLGSESDRIFNESYKNYRSSKVQEFFLRNFLETSRKNGIKVVLWTPLLYSKFSEKVRSAAFFQEWIKMRDSLLKDYPETLVLDMENYRERMKCQKFIDPHHLSGGCYAEPTRYLIEFLEEKGNLPKP, encoded by the coding sequence ATGAAAAACTATCATATTCCATTCTTAAAACGCAAAATACTTTGGATCCCATTGGCGATTGCAGCCCTGGTCCTCTTCTGGGACAGAGTACTGTCCTCCGAGTTCGTTCGACCTTATACGGAGAGCGGAGCCGAATATTATTTTTATAATATGAAAGATCGGGTCCTAAATACAATGAAGAAGGAAACGGATGCAAAAAAGCCGGCGCAGAAAGTGCTTACCTTCTTCGGGACCTCTCATATGGGCGAGTTCTCTTTAACCGAATTCGAAAAGAATAGCCCTGGCTTGATCGTTTATAATCTTTCCGGGCCTTCTGCTCCTTATTCCTTTCATAATTTTACCTTAGAAAAACTGATCTCTAAAAAGATTCCTTTGGATTATGCAATTCTAGAATATTATCCGGACTCGGGCACCGACTTTGCAAACCGTTACCCTCTCCGATATTCTTATGATCTTCCTTTCTTTTTGAGATACTGGAATATTTTCTCTACGAGCGAATGGGACAGCTTCTTGAAAGCAAGAGTGTTCCGTACATCTGTCTTTCCACCTAGATTTAAAGAAGCTTATGCTCGTATTAAGAATCCGTTCGAAGTAAAGAAACTATTATTTATTCGTAATATATTGATCAATGAATCGGATAAATTTAAAGGCGGGATCCCGAATACACTTCTAGCAAATACTCCTGAGGATCAATTGGGTTCGGAATCGGATCGGATCTTTAACGAATCTTACAAGAATTATAGAAGCTCTAAGGTCCAAGAATTCTTTCTTAGGAACTTCTTAGAAACATCTCGTAAGAACGGGATCAAAGTGGTTCTTTGGACTCCATTACTCTATTCTAAATTCTCCGAAAAAGTTAGATCGGCCGCGTTCTTTCAAGAATGGATCAAAATGAGAGACTCTCTTTTAAAGGATTATCCTGAAACCTTGGTCCTGGATATGGAGAATTATAGAGAAAGGATGAAATGTCAAAAGTTCATTGATCCTCACCATCTCAGCGGGGGCTGCTATGCAGAGCCTACACGCTATCTGATCGAGTTCTTGGAAGAAAAAGGAAATCTTCCTAAACCATGA
- a CDS encoding ubiquinone/menaquinone biosynthesis methyltransferase translates to MPSQDTKANFVRENFDKIASKYDRFNDWNSFFLHRAWKNRLVHEIEKETQGPIRVLDLCCGTGDISVRLERSSRVQSLLSLDFSEKMLSVAKNRLQVPIQKGRATVEIGDATELSNVQSNSLDAVSIGFGLRNVNHIDKALSEILRVLKPGGVFANLDVGKVKNPLVRKFADFYFFKIVPLFGYILWGGKNDMFDYLPVSSLYYPDQESLKQKMQDLGFEKVRYTNFVFGNAVLHIAKKPIRP, encoded by the coding sequence ATGCCCTCTCAGGATACGAAGGCAAACTTCGTCAGAGAGAACTTCGATAAGATCGCTAGTAAGTATGATCGATTCAATGATTGGAATAGTTTTTTTCTTCACCGCGCTTGGAAAAACAGATTAGTGCATGAGATCGAAAAGGAAACCCAAGGACCGATTCGGGTTCTGGACCTTTGCTGCGGTACTGGAGACATCTCGGTTCGCTTGGAAAGATCTTCTAGAGTTCAATCCCTTCTCAGTTTAGATTTTTCGGAAAAGATGCTCTCCGTTGCGAAGAACAGACTGCAAGTCCCTATTCAAAAAGGAAGAGCCACGGTCGAGATCGGAGATGCGACAGAACTTTCTAATGTTCAAAGTAATAGCTTGGATGCAGTTAGCATTGGATTCGGCCTGAGGAATGTAAACCATATAGATAAAGCTCTGTCGGAGATACTACGAGTTCTAAAACCCGGAGGAGTCTTTGCTAATCTGGACGTGGGTAAGGTAAAAAATCCTCTGGTGAGAAAATTCGCTGATTTCTATTTCTTTAAGATCGTCCCTCTATTCGGTTATATTCTTTGGGGAGGCAAAAATGATATGTTCGATTATCTTCCCGTGTCTTCCCTTTATTACCCAGACCAAGAAAGCCTAAAACAAAAAATGCAAGACTTAGGCTTCGAAAAGGTGCGTTATACCAATTTTGTATTCGGAAACGCAGTTCTTCATATTGCAAAAAAACCGATTCGACCGTAG
- a CDS encoding ExbD/TolR family protein, whose translation MRKSLLKEEETGIDLTSFIDVVFILLIFVMLAVSFRKEIRSIPLELPKIGQGEDPKGERIEFGMLGEGRFSLNGERLDRQALEAKLHSGFVNGKEVRFFAGESANYGETVRALDLLRRSGTSSLELAVQGTK comes from the coding sequence ATGAGAAAATCCTTATTAAAGGAAGAAGAGACCGGTATAGACCTCACAAGCTTTATAGATGTGGTCTTTATTCTTCTGATTTTCGTGATGCTTGCGGTAAGTTTCAGAAAAGAAATCCGTTCTATTCCATTAGAACTTCCTAAAATAGGCCAAGGAGAAGATCCAAAGGGAGAAAGGATCGAATTCGGGATGCTCGGAGAAGGCCGATTCTCTCTAAACGGAGAAAGGTTAGATCGCCAAGCATTAGAAGCAAAATTACATTCAGGTTTTGTAAATGGCAAAGAGGTTCGTTTCTTCGCTGGAGAATCCGCAAATTACGGAGAAACTGTGAGAGCACTGGATTTATTGAGAAGATCCGGGACTTCTTCCTTGGAGCTTGCAGTTCAAGGGACTAAATAG
- a CDS encoding MBOAT family O-acyltransferase has protein sequence MIFTSTLFFLFFLIVYISYWLWQDRKYREWILMIGSLVFYASWNPPFLLHLLGIVLLNYLFLKPILRTKSKKLLTIIVVIDLVNLGIFKYFYFFTENLFYVTHWSVFDTSTMPFRIILPLAISFYTFQVMAYVIDVYRGKVQEIPSFFHFTLFLLFFPQLVAGPIMRSRDFFPRLEQLRIHKTAIYTGLFLIGLGACKKILIADNLGALIDPVFLRPKEYGSGSLILASIGFTWQVYSDFSGYTDVARGCALLFGFNIPRNFNAPFFSRDIHELWRKWHITLGSWLKDYIYIPLGGSRISEARTNLNQTITFALGGLWHGANWTFLAWGLAHGLFLATERFMERNGIRILPEKGKFFTGLRILWTYSLFVLAAVFFRCFTIQDSMYFFKSWFYSPITEQSNFLSFNLILPYIVGGVLFHAAEAPKNYPLWFHRNRTKLLIAFLIIGALIFGNYAGKGQDFIYFAF, from the coding sequence ATGATATTTACATCCACACTCTTCTTTCTTTTCTTTCTTATAGTTTATATCAGCTATTGGCTTTGGCAGGATCGCAAATACAGAGAATGGATCCTAATGATCGGCTCTCTAGTCTTCTATGCGTCCTGGAATCCTCCTTTCTTATTGCATCTTTTAGGAATAGTCTTACTAAATTACTTATTCTTAAAGCCTATTCTTCGTACTAAAAGCAAGAAATTGCTTACGATCATAGTTGTTATAGACCTGGTCAATCTAGGGATCTTTAAGTATTTCTATTTCTTTACCGAAAATTTATTTTATGTAACTCATTGGTCCGTTTTCGACACGAGCACCATGCCATTCAGGATCATACTTCCTCTTGCTATTAGCTTCTACACATTCCAAGTCATGGCCTATGTGATAGACGTGTACCGAGGCAAAGTACAAGAAATTCCAAGCTTCTTTCATTTTACTTTGTTCCTGCTCTTCTTTCCTCAGTTAGTAGCGGGACCGATCATGAGATCCAGGGATTTCTTTCCTCGGTTAGAACAATTAAGGATCCATAAAACAGCCATATACACAGGGCTATTTTTGATAGGCCTTGGTGCTTGCAAAAAGATACTAATCGCGGACAATCTAGGCGCCCTGATCGATCCGGTTTTTCTAAGACCGAAGGAATATGGGAGCGGTTCTCTAATATTGGCCTCGATCGGATTCACTTGGCAGGTCTATTCCGATTTTTCGGGCTATACGGACGTCGCAAGAGGTTGTGCTTTATTATTCGGATTTAATATACCTAGAAACTTCAACGCTCCTTTCTTCAGCAGGGACATACATGAACTCTGGAGAAAATGGCATATCACTCTGGGGAGCTGGCTTAAGGATTATATCTATATTCCTTTGGGGGGGAGCAGAATCTCCGAAGCCAGGACAAACCTGAATCAAACCATTACATTTGCGTTAGGCGGTCTTTGGCATGGAGCAAACTGGACTTTCTTAGCATGGGGACTTGCGCATGGACTTTTCCTTGCTACAGAGAGATTCATGGAGAGAAACGGGATCAGAATACTTCCAGAGAAAGGAAAATTTTTCACTGGCCTCCGAATTCTTTGGACCTACTCTCTCTTCGTACTCGCAGCAGTATTCTTCCGATGCTTCACGATCCAAGACTCGATGTATTTCTTTAAGAGTTGGTTCTATTCTCCGATCACGGAGCAAAGCAATTTCCTTTCTTTTAATTTGATTTTACCTTATATAGTAGGTGGAGTCCTTTTCCATGCGGCAGAGGCACCTAAGAATTATCCTCTTTGGTTCCACAGAAATCGAACCAAACTTTTGATTGCATTCTTAATCATCGGAGCTCTGATATTTGGGAACTACGCCGGAAAAGGCCAGGACTTCATTTACTTCGCTTTCTAA
- a CDS encoding SGNH/GDSL hydrolase family protein yields MSPYLQLIRQKKFWIPVLIFFCFDLCLQTGVYRPFLKKGSFAANVVRNTEYILEKKSVFEPTILVLGTSVAYQGLSLETLNKELEPYGERVQSLAMEGTELVVQDSLVRNLLPKFPKVHTVLHILEISTPWVDQEFLQIHTLAMLGELDRRIAFPLIFDFNYNIKYDDLGFLAFKSVAYRRDIRDFVLDPSKRLKDIGRRRKEPRLNPWPHENTNLPSISMYPEAKDIPSCIKVTNPNNGLPAPAGSDQFHKKAIWDTCDLARTNSKEVTKTKRVLNYFHRMNILHGDIRRIGKENGQDIRIIGVIAPYSELIKDWRTPERNRIWEEELKKINPNTTLLDYQESLDGANNGDYYYDLIHLNKAGMHKFSEIFAADLPSILGLGQKKTK; encoded by the coding sequence GTGAGTCCTTATCTTCAATTGATACGTCAAAAAAAATTCTGGATACCGGTCCTCATATTCTTTTGCTTCGATCTTTGTCTGCAGACAGGTGTCTATAGACCCTTTTTGAAGAAAGGATCCTTTGCAGCTAACGTAGTTCGTAACACCGAATACATTTTGGAAAAGAAATCAGTATTCGAACCTACTATTTTAGTCTTAGGGACCTCCGTAGCATACCAAGGACTTTCTCTCGAAACCCTGAACAAAGAGTTAGAGCCTTATGGAGAAAGAGTGCAATCTCTTGCGATGGAAGGTACAGAGTTAGTAGTCCAGGATTCTCTCGTACGAAATCTTCTTCCAAAATTCCCGAAAGTGCATACAGTCCTTCATATATTGGAGATTTCCACACCATGGGTGGATCAGGAATTCTTGCAGATCCATACGCTCGCAATGCTCGGAGAATTGGACAGAAGAATTGCATTTCCTCTAATATTCGATTTTAATTATAATATAAAGTACGATGACCTCGGTTTCTTAGCATTCAAAAGTGTTGCCTATCGACGGGATATCCGTGATTTCGTCCTAGATCCTTCAAAGCGTTTAAAGGACATCGGCAGAAGAAGAAAAGAGCCTCGTTTGAATCCTTGGCCTCACGAAAACACGAATCTTCCGAGTATTAGTATGTATCCGGAAGCGAAGGATATTCCTTCCTGCATTAAGGTTACGAATCCTAATAATGGTCTTCCTGCTCCAGCAGGTTCCGACCAATTTCATAAGAAGGCGATTTGGGATACCTGTGATCTGGCAAGGACCAACTCGAAAGAAGTCACTAAAACAAAAAGAGTCCTAAACTATTTCCATAGAATGAATATACTTCATGGAGATATTCGAAGGATAGGAAAAGAAAACGGTCAAGACATTCGTATCATAGGAGTCATCGCGCCTTATAGCGAGCTGATCAAAGACTGGAGAACTCCGGAAAGAAATCGCATCTGGGAAGAAGAGCTCAAGAAGATCAATCCGAACACAACGCTTTTGGATTATCAGGAAAGCTTGGATGGAGCGAATAACGGAGATTATTATTACGACCTGATCCATTTAAATAAAGCAGGAATGCATAAATTTTCCGAAATCTTTGCGGCGGATCTGCCTTCTATTCTTGGCCTAGGACAGAAGAAAACGAAATGA
- a CDS encoding MBOAT family O-acyltransferase — MLFNSAHFIVFLPIVLILAKILKGTYQRVFLLLASLYFYNAWHPATIHCDAPRTATWYESWIDYSFCNFNINLYIIILIASMIVDYVAGRLMSKEGVSEQFRKLCLVASLITNLGILSYFKYTNFILDVFADIFTLGTLKLEHWKIILPVGISFYTFQSMSYSIDVYRRNLEARKSFLDFALYVSFFPQLVAGPIVRAHTFFRDLDDPPKVTAKDVEIAFAQILMGFTRKIVFADNLAKVVDYTFNYYRILNPVEIWVGTLAFGWQIYFDFAGYTDIAIGVARLFGYKFDPNFNFPMVARNIADHWSRWHISFSTWIRDYIYIPLGGSRVSVMKGYRNLFITWLFAGIWHGAAYHFVSWGLWQGIMLGIHREYSKTKTAAWLNEKGGRSYDIAARVFTMFCLSFGFIMFRAKTMQDAWAMMKSLVFFVPSGIASVSTFSNYDYGLLLVLCFVLSYYFSKNTIESMVESGRKFAVFFVVNVFLIFFFGATESNNFLYFDF, encoded by the coding sequence ATGCTGTTTAATTCAGCCCATTTTATTGTGTTTTTGCCGATCGTACTGATCTTAGCAAAAATCTTAAAGGGAACGTATCAAAGAGTCTTTCTTTTACTCGCGAGTCTCTATTTTTATAATGCCTGGCATCCTGCCACCATCCATTGTGATGCTCCAAGAACTGCTACTTGGTACGAATCATGGATAGATTACTCCTTCTGTAATTTTAACATTAACTTATATATCATCATCTTGATCGCTTCCATGATCGTAGACTACGTTGCAGGAAGATTGATGAGTAAAGAAGGAGTCTCTGAGCAATTCAGAAAGCTCTGCTTAGTCGCTTCTCTCATAACAAACCTTGGGATTCTATCTTACTTCAAATATACGAATTTCATTTTAGATGTTTTTGCTGATATTTTCACCCTAGGAACTCTCAAGCTAGAACATTGGAAGATCATTCTTCCTGTAGGAATTTCATTCTATACCTTTCAATCCATGAGTTATTCGATAGATGTCTATCGTAGGAATTTGGAAGCCAGAAAGTCTTTCTTGGATTTTGCATTGTATGTTTCCTTCTTCCCTCAACTGGTAGCAGGACCAATCGTAAGAGCACATACCTTCTTCAGAGATTTGGACGATCCTCCTAAGGTCACTGCAAAAGATGTGGAAATTGCGTTTGCTCAGATCTTAATGGGATTCACCAGAAAGATCGTTTTTGCCGACAACCTGGCAAAGGTAGTAGATTATACTTTCAATTATTATAGAATTCTAAACCCGGTTGAGATTTGGGTGGGAACTCTTGCATTCGGATGGCAGATCTATTTCGATTTTGCCGGCTATACGGACATAGCGATCGGAGTAGCCAGATTATTCGGATATAAATTCGATCCGAACTTTAATTTCCCGATGGTAGCAAGGAATATCGCGGATCATTGGTCTCGTTGGCATATCTCCTTCTCCACTTGGATCCGAGATTACATCTATATTCCTTTGGGTGGTTCTAGGGTTTCAGTGATGAAAGGATACAGAAACCTTTTTATCACATGGTTATTCGCAGGTATTTGGCATGGAGCCGCCTATCATTTCGTTAGCTGGGGACTTTGGCAAGGGATCATGCTTGGGATCCATAGGGAATATTCTAAGACTAAAACTGCCGCTTGGTTGAACGAGAAAGGTGGGAGATCCTACGATATAGCAGCGAGAGTATTTACAATGTTCTGCTTATCCTTCGGGTTTATCATGTTCCGCGCAAAGACAATGCAAGATGCTTGGGCGATGATGAAGTCACTCGTCTTCTTCGTTCCGAGCGGAATCGCTTCCGTTAGCACATTCTCGAACTATGATTACGGTTTACTATTGGTGCTCTGTTTTGTCCTCTCTTACTATTTCTCTAAAAATACGATTGAGTCTATGGTAGAGAGTGGAAGAAAGTTCGCCGTATTCTTCGTAGTTAATGTTTTCTTAATCTTCTTCTTCGGCGCTACGGAAAGTAATAACTTCCTGTATTTCGATTTCTGA
- a CDS encoding MotA/TolQ/ExbB proton channel family protein: protein MNSGNFLQGLDWVSTLIGLLSIWNLGTFLHVLTVLPKRRKALLSEFIAQKDPSIWEEKLSAALFPIETKLSWIKHLASIATMLGLLGTVLGISEAFSSLQAAGTVSLDAFAGGIKLALLTTILGLSVAIPSLFAYQFLKHRVLDLEREALSWLKIPPAGSI from the coding sequence ATGAATAGCGGGAATTTTTTGCAGGGACTAGATTGGGTCTCTACTCTGATCGGACTCTTATCGATTTGGAATCTGGGAACTTTTTTGCATGTCTTGACAGTTCTGCCTAAAAGAAGAAAGGCCTTGCTTTCCGAATTCATTGCGCAAAAGGATCCTTCCATTTGGGAAGAAAAATTATCAGCAGCCTTATTTCCTATCGAGACAAAACTATCTTGGATCAAACATCTAGCAAGCATAGCTACCATGCTTGGTTTGTTAGGAACCGTCCTTGGGATCTCCGAGGCCTTTTCTTCTTTGCAAGCCGCTGGGACAGTTAGTTTGGACGCGTTTGCAGGAGGGATTAAATTAGCCTTACTCACCACTATTTTAGGTTTATCGGTGGCGATTCCTTCTTTATTTGCGTATCAATTTTTGAAACATCGAGTCCTGGATCTGGAAAGAGAGGCACTCTCCTGGCTGAAAATTCCTCCAGCAGGTTCTATATGA
- a CDS encoding PrsW family glutamic-type intramembrane protease — protein MSFFMYDWLVFLKPAAAVLAAWFYWDFYRKTYYSGQGRIFTILAFFYGMIATGIALAWEIGVFDLFESYHPFQQAVLLGALPEETAKALLIYLFLKKEKGSSNLADSLYFGLTVGVAFGCIENVFYSFQLDFWPGILRSGTSLPFHTFSGGILGFFILKTLQSRKGNLSGLDFCLSFLFLTLLHGLYNFLLLEGGLGTAMIPLILGLSFLTLELIVVQAEVTLPFEVLQSENLYLDDYAMIRKFSRYDAWLRAAQSNESIQSIPLLRDLSLERAIISVFLFGIPLFCLNFYLFVPAQIPYYLENISSLEFITLFMEYPAWLGFLFLVRGLLNPSFFRERILKIPLFLSVNLGAEGEEEPSLAYSLSRKGFYSPVIREPELNRETFVSFYIAGKSFEKIKVVPIWKNFRENDPSHESGALYRFSQIPWGLLTWRWLVRIKQQYRNAVEAVFR, from the coding sequence ATGTCCTTTTTTATGTATGATTGGTTGGTCTTTTTAAAACCCGCTGCGGCAGTCTTAGCTGCTTGGTTTTATTGGGATTTTTATCGTAAGACATACTATTCCGGACAAGGCAGGATCTTTACAATTCTCGCCTTCTTTTATGGAATGATCGCGACAGGTATCGCACTCGCTTGGGAAATAGGCGTCTTCGATCTATTCGAGTCCTACCATCCGTTCCAACAAGCGGTCCTATTAGGAGCATTGCCAGAAGAAACTGCAAAGGCCTTGCTTATTTATCTTTTTCTAAAGAAAGAGAAAGGCTCCTCGAATCTGGCGGATAGTTTGTATTTCGGTCTCACCGTGGGAGTTGCCTTCGGATGTATCGAAAACGTCTTCTATTCATTTCAATTGGACTTTTGGCCAGGGATCTTAAGATCCGGAACCTCACTCCCTTTTCATACTTTTTCAGGAGGAATATTAGGATTTTTTATATTAAAAACTCTGCAATCTCGAAAGGGAAATCTTTCCGGATTGGATTTCTGCCTTTCCTTTTTATTCCTAACTCTACTTCATGGGCTTTATAATTTTCTACTCTTAGAGGGAGGATTAGGAACTGCAATGATCCCATTGATCCTAGGACTCTCCTTTCTTACCTTGGAATTGATCGTAGTCCAAGCTGAAGTCACACTTCCATTTGAAGTATTGCAATCGGAGAATCTCTACTTAGATGATTATGCGATGATACGAAAATTTTCCAGATACGATGCTTGGTTGAGAGCCGCCCAATCCAATGAAAGCATACAGAGTATTCCGTTGCTTCGGGATCTTTCTCTCGAAAGAGCGATCATTTCCGTATTCTTATTCGGAATTCCCCTCTTCTGCTTGAACTTTTATTTATTTGTCCCCGCTCAAATTCCGTATTATCTGGAGAATATTAGTTCTTTGGAATTTATCACCTTGTTCATGGAATATCCTGCTTGGCTCGGATTCCTATTCTTAGTGCGAGGACTTTTGAATCCTTCCTTCTTTAGAGAAAGGATCCTGAAAATCCCTCTCTTTCTTTCCGTAAACCTCGGCGCAGAAGGAGAAGAAGAGCCTAGTCTTGCATATTCCCTTTCTCGAAAAGGATTCTATTCTCCTGTGATCCGAGAGCCCGAACTAAACCGAGAAACATTTGTTTCTTTTTATATTGCGGGGAAGAGTTTCGAGAAGATCAAAGTAGTCCCGATCTGGAAAAACTTTAGAGAGAATGATCCAAGCCACGAAAGCGGAGCCTTGTACAGATTTTCTCAAATCCCCTGGGGACTCCTTACTTGGAGATGGCTTGTTCGGATCAAACAACAATACAGAAACGCAGTAGAAGCGGTTTTCCGCTAA
- a CDS encoding LruC domain-containing protein, whose product MRKFLAFALVLGFVYNCTHKKKGLLFPFFFLGNPHSVSGVPGNSGSPGVVFVPGDGSGNPTTTTPSSGDSSGSGSGSTDTSGSNSGSQSGDTGSNSTTSGGSSDQTSTSSNTSSGSGDTSSSNSGSSSASNTSGSSNSSTDNSSGSSSSNSDSNTSSASSGSSSSSSDTSSSGSSSGSSSSDSSNASNASGGSTDTGSGTTPTSNSGSDSSGTPTVAVVVVEDPTGTANFNYNTTINIPLNLTVMDKDSRSVAGATVLVYDENNNILFQGVSDSSGKVTGTLTVPTSVGNITVDISIGGDSITQYISLQDILGINRTIRYAITLPTAQVADADGDGVPDDTDIYPNDATRSTEVSYPNDGVFTLAFEDLYPSAGDADLNDYVIQFKNEEDLNAQGNIVRLRGVYQHVAKGAGYRHQLYIKLPVNVGASLTYSLTQADGKVEVATNTVSITADALKSGYQIFPESNKTIRGQNVHPGDVFKPGFIAKLEIVFNSPVTRSQIGSFPYDMYAYVLNTNQEIHFPGLYKNSNGTDKYLDSTGFPWAIIMPGPWKYPYEGYDIRNPSQTGYAEFVSWVSSGGANYKTWYFDVTNESKVFPVPSTSSIVGYLFLSVKKFAIFYAIGLVIAGAIAVYFLRKRQSLTV is encoded by the coding sequence ATGAGAAAATTTCTAGCCTTCGCACTGGTACTAGGATTCGTTTATAATTGTACTCATAAGAAAAAGGGACTTCTATTTCCTTTCTTCTTTTTAGGAAATCCACATAGCGTAAGTGGAGTTCCAGGAAACAGTGGAAGCCCTGGAGTTGTGTTCGTACCAGGAGATGGTTCCGGAAACCCAACCACCACTACCCCTAGTTCCGGAGATTCTTCCGGTTCAGGATCGGGTAGCACGGATACTAGCGGTTCCAATTCCGGTAGCCAATCCGGAGATACCGGATCCAATTCAACAACAAGCGGCGGTTCTTCCGACCAAACTTCTACTAGCTCGAATACAAGCTCTGGCAGTGGAGATACTTCCTCCAGTAATTCTGGATCTTCTTCCGCTTCCAATACTTCCGGTTCTTCTAATTCATCTACAGATAATTCTAGTGGTTCAAGTTCATCTAACTCGGACTCAAATACTAGCAGTGCAAGCTCAGGATCTTCAAGTTCCAGTTCGGACACTTCTTCTAGCGGATCTTCTTCTGGAAGTTCCTCTTCTGATAGTTCCAATGCTTCGAATGCAAGCGGAGGCTCGACAGATACTGGTTCAGGCACAACTCCGACTTCGAATTCAGGATCGGACAGCTCAGGAACTCCTACTGTTGCCGTTGTGGTTGTAGAAGATCCTACAGGAACTGCCAACTTTAACTACAATACAACAATCAATATTCCACTGAACTTAACCGTGATGGATAAGGATTCCCGCTCCGTGGCCGGAGCAACAGTTCTAGTGTATGATGAGAATAATAATATACTCTTCCAGGGAGTGTCCGATTCTTCGGGAAAAGTTACAGGGACATTGACAGTCCCAACTTCCGTCGGAAATATCACAGTAGATATCTCTATAGGCGGAGATTCCATCACTCAATACATTAGCTTACAAGATATTCTTGGTATCAATCGCACTATACGTTATGCGATCACTCTTCCTACAGCACAAGTTGCGGATGCGGATGGAGACGGAGTTCCTGACGATACAGATATTTATCCGAATGATGCAACTCGTTCAACCGAAGTGTCTTATCCAAACGATGGAGTCTTTACTCTGGCGTTCGAGGACTTATATCCTTCTGCTGGAGACGCAGACTTGAACGATTATGTGATCCAATTCAAAAACGAAGAAGATCTGAACGCTCAAGGAAACATAGTTCGCTTAAGAGGAGTATACCAACACGTAGCAAAAGGTGCTGGATACAGACACCAATTGTATATTAAATTGCCGGTGAATGTAGGAGCTTCTTTAACTTACTCCTTAACACAAGCCGACGGAAAAGTAGAAGTAGCGACCAATACTGTTTCGATCACTGCGGATGCGTTGAAATCAGGATATCAGATCTTTCCGGAGTCGAACAAAACAATCCGTGGCCAAAATGTGCATCCAGGAGATGTATTTAAGCCTGGCTTTATAGCTAAATTGGAAATTGTATTTAACTCGCCGGTAACTAGAAGCCAGATCGGCTCCTTTCCATACGATATGTATGCATACGTTCTGAACACGAACCAAGAGATCCATTTTCCAGGTTTATATAAGAATTCAAACGGAACGGATAAATATCTAGACTCTACCGGATTCCCTTGGGCAATCATTATGCCTGGTCCATGGAAATATCCTTACGAAGGTTATGATATCAGAAACCCTTCCCAAACAGGTTATGCAGAATTCGTTTCCTGGGTAAGTTCAGGCGGGGCTAATTATAAGACTTGGTATTTCGATGTGACCAATGAATCGAAGGTCTTTCCGGTTCCTAGCACTAGTAGCATCGTAGGTTATCTGTTCTTATCTGTGAAGAAATTCGCGATCTTCTATGCGATAGGACTTGTGATTGCAGGGGCAATTGCTGTCTACTTCTTGCGGAAAAGACAAAGTCTTACGGTATAG
- a CDS encoding nucleotide pyrophosphohydrolase — protein MTFEEAQKAVDDWIKTIGVKYFSELTNLAILMEEVGEFSRIVARKYGDQSFKKGEDPEALPKEFGDILFVLICLANQMGISMEDALRSTLEKNTNRDKDRHKNNPKLQDP, from the coding sequence ATGACCTTTGAAGAAGCCCAAAAGGCGGTCGATGATTGGATCAAAACGATAGGAGTAAAATACTTCTCTGAGCTCACCAACCTCGCCATTCTTATGGAAGAAGTTGGAGAATTTTCTCGTATAGTTGCTCGTAAATACGGAGATCAATCCTTTAAGAAAGGAGAAGATCCAGAAGCTTTGCCCAAGGAATTCGGGGATATTCTTTTTGTGCTGATTTGTTTAGCCAATCAGATGGGAATCTCGATGGAAGATGCTCTTCGTAGCACCTTGGAGAAAAATACGAATCGCGACAAAGATAGACATAAGAACAATCCTAAATTGCAGGATCCTTAA